The following are encoded in a window of Castanea sativa cultivar Marrone di Chiusa Pesio chromosome 5, ASM4071231v1 genomic DNA:
- the LOC142634430 gene encoding transcription repressor OFP14, producing the protein MPKKLQKSLQDYLTKIKKPPSSHIHLPSNSFSSSKNWILSGCKHPKTLSFAIDSSQDKAGKNNNDDERNNKSEATLSDVDRFLLENFKSLYIKDDEDMDNKGKRGKANHEGENPNHAVLFGSPRLMDPPSDLCGSHRFFINPGLSGSLIEESRSSVTTTSEDAGSSSTSTSTTLNDSTTTTNDHTKDVTLPDDSIAVLAYSPSPYEDFRRSMQEMVDARMRNQGRVDWDFMEELLFCYLNLNEKKSYRYILSAFVDLIVDLRQDTDRIPASTRNVRTIRMIERERRRKMRRK; encoded by the coding sequence atgcctaagaaGCTTCAAAAATCTCTCCAAGATTACCTTACCAAGATCAAAAAACCACCTTCTTCACACATCCATCTCCCCTCAAATTCCTTCTCATCTTCTAAAAATTGGATCCTCTCCGGGTGCAAGCACCCCAAGACTCTTTCATTCGCCATTGACTCCAGCCAAGACAAGGCCGGAAAAAACAACAACGACGACGAAAGAAACAACAAGAGCGAAGCAACCTTATCGGACGTTGATCGCTTCCTCTTGGAGAATTTCAAGTCACTGTATATAAAGGACGATGAAGACATGGACAACAAGGGAAAAAGAGGCAAAGCAAATCATGAAGGTGAAAACCCTAATCATGCAGTTTTGTTTGGATCGCCTAGGTTGATGGACCCTCCATCGGATCTTTGTGGATCCCATCGATTCTTCATTAACCCGGGCTTGTCGGGCTCGCTTATCGAGGAATCCCGGTCGAGTGTGACCACCACATCGGAGGATGCAGGTTCAAGCTCAACCTCAACTAGCACAACCCTAAATGATTCCACCACAACAACTAATGACCATACTAAGGATGTCACACTTCCCGATGACAGCATCGCGGTCCTAGCGTATTCTCCGAGCCCGTACGAGGATTTTCGACGCTCCATGCAAGAAATGGTCGATGCCCGTATGCGAAATCAAGGAAGGGTTGATTGGGATTTCATGGAAGAGCTCTTATTTTGTTACCTAAACCTAAATGAGAAAAAATCATATAGGTACATTTTAAGTGCTTTTGTTGATTTGATCGTCGATTTGCGTCAAGATACTGATAGAATTCCGGCGAGCACACGGAATGTTCGTACTATTCGGATGAttgaaagagagaggagaaggaAAATGAGAAGGAAGTAA